The Pseudomonas sp. LFM046 region GCGATCAACACCGACAGCCAGGACATGTCCGCACTTGCCGTGCCGACCCTGGTGCGCGTCTATCAATTGCGCGATGGCAAGGCCTTCGGGAAGGCCTCCTACGACCGCCTGCTGAGTGACAGCAACACCCTGTTGGGCGCCGACCTGCTGGACGAACGGGCCGTGGTGGTGAGGCCCGGCGAAGGCGCGCAGCTGAGTGTGCCGATGGACCAGGCTGCGCAGGTCGTCGTGGTGATGGCGTTGTTTCGCCAGCCGGATAGGGCGAAGGACAGCTGGCGGCTGGTGCTGGCGCGGGATGACCTGGACCCGGATCGCCCGCGGGTGGTGGAGCTCGCCGACAACCGCCTGACCCTGCGCCCGATGCCCAGGGAGTGACCGATGGCCGAGCACAATCCATCGCTCTACGAAATGCTCCTGCAGAACTTCAGCGGGGAGCTGGAGTTGCACCAGGTGCGGGAAGAGGACCAGGCCATCCTGTCGGTGCTCGATAACGTCCAGCGCATTCTCAACAGCCGGGCCGGCGCGCTCAGCCATCTGCCGGACTACGGCCTGCCTGACATGAGCCAGATTCTCCAGGGGCTGCCCGCCGCCGCGCACGGGTTGATGAGCACGATGAGCAACACCCTGCTGAGGTACGAGCCGCGTCTGGCGGCGTTGCGTATTCAGCTACAGCCGCAGTCCCAGCCGGGGCACCTGGAATACAGCCTCGACATGCGCCTGAAGAGCGGAGAGCAAACGACGTTCGGCGCCACCCTCGCGCCGGAGGGCAAGGTACTGGTGCGTCACCTCAAACGGCAGCATTACCTGTCGCGGTAGACCCTTGTGAATGCCAAAGGAAATGAGCGTCATGAGTGAACTCGGAATACATACAGCCGGTGATCCGCGCGGACGCAGCGAGTTCGCCGCGCTGTGCGAGGAGCTGTCGAAACTGAATCATCCCGCCCGCCCGGACGTCGACTGGTACAAGGTCGAGCAGTGGTGCCGGGAACTGTTGCGGGAGAGCGGTGGTGACCTGCAGACGGCTGCTTTCTTCGCGCTGGCGCTCAGCCATCGGCGTGGTCTCTCGGGCATGGCCGATGGCATGGCGCTGCTGGCGCAATTGCTGGCCAGCGGATGGGATCGCTTATGGCCTCTGAGACTCCAGGAGCGCACGGACATTCTTGCCTGGCTGTTCACGCAGTTGCAGCCGCTGCTGCGAGGACTGGAGGTCGGCGAGAGAGAGTTGCCGGCGGCCCGTCGTCTGGATGCGGAGCTGGCGGGGGTGGAGGAGAGTCTTGGCCAGCAT contains the following coding sequences:
- the tssJ gene encoding type VI secretion system lipoprotein TssJ, whose translation is MSRTVFKLLLLAMLGTLVGGCGLYQSVEDTSASIARSIFYKQVMTLHLDFSGRAAINTDSQDMSALAVPTLVRVYQLRDGKAFGKASYDRLLSDSNTLLGADLLDERAVVVRPGEGAQLSVPMDQAAQVVVVMALFRQPDRAKDSWRLVLARDDLDPDRPRVVELADNRLTLRPMPRE
- the tssE gene encoding type VI secretion system baseplate subunit TssE; this translates as MAEHNPSLYEMLLQNFSGELELHQVREEDQAILSVLDNVQRILNSRAGALSHLPDYGLPDMSQILQGLPAAAHGLMSTMSNTLLRYEPRLAALRIQLQPQSQPGHLEYSLDMRLKSGEQTTFGATLAPEGKVLVRHLKRQHYLSR